From the Streptomyces sp. NBC_00654 genome, the window CGCACTCCGCCGACTGGTACGTCGTGACGGGCCGCCCGGTGCGGTTGGCGAGCGACTGCGCTTCGCCGCCGGCGGGCAGCGGGACACAGCTCTCGATGTCGACGGAGGACAGCTCATGGATCTGCCGGGCGCCGGTGAAGTCGGGCTTCCGCCAGAGGCAGAGCTGCCCCGCCCCACAGTTGCCGAGCGCGGCTCCTGCGGCCTTCGGCGCCGCATCGGGCTTCGGCGCGGTAGTGGGCTTCGGCGCGGTAGTGGACTTCGGCGCCGTGACGGCCTTCGGCGCGGTCCCCGCCGGGACCATGGCGGCGGCCGGTGGGACGAGCGCGGTGACGGCCAGGGCGGCCAGGGCCAGAACGGTCGTACGCATGGTGGATCAACCCCCGTTGTCGTGCGGATCCTCTGTCCGCACCCTGACCCGCCGGACGAGGCCCGGGGAAGGGGGCAGGGCCCGATCCACCCTGATAGGCGACAGCCCCGCCGGAGAGGTCCGGCGGGGCTGTCCATGGCACTGTGTTGACGAGTGCCGTGCCGGCGCTTCCGCGCCGTCGGGGCGGGTCAGATGTGGCCGACTCCGGCGCCCGCCTCGGCGTTGGCGCCGCGCTTGGTGAAGGTGGCGACCACGGCGGCGACCACGGCCACGACACCCGCGACGGTGAAGGCCAGGCCCATGCCGGACATGAACGTGTCGTGGATGACCCCGCCGATCCGGTCGATCACGTCGGGGGTCATACCGGGCGCCTTGGCCAGCTCCTCGGCGGGAACGATGCCGAACTCCGCGGCCTCTTCGAGCTTGGGGTCGATCGGGCCCGGCAGGCCCGCGTCCTTCCAGTTGCCCGCGAAGTCCGCGCTCACCTTGGCCGACATGACCGCGCCGAGAACGGCGGTGCCCAGGGCGCCACCGACCTGCATGGCGGCCTGCTGGAGGCCTCCGGCCACACCCGAGAGCTCCATCGGCGCGTTGCCCACGATGACCTCGGTGGCGCCGACCATGACCGGGGCGAGCCCGCAGCCGAGCAGGGCGAACCAGAGCGACATACCGAAGGTTCCGGTGCTCTCGCTCAGCGTCGTCATGCCGAACATCGCCACGGCGGTGCACACCATGCCACCGACCAGCGGCACCCGCGGGCCGAACTTGGTGATCAGCATGCCGGCGACCGGGGAGGCGACGATCATCATCGCGGTGAGCGGCAGCAGGTGCAGACCGCTGTCGACCGGGCTCATCCCGTGGACGCCCTGGAGGAAGAACGTCACGAAGAACAGGCCGCCCATGAAGGCGAAGGCCATCAGCACCATCAGGATGGCGCCCGCGGTCAGCGGGATGGAACGGAACATCCCCAGCGGGACGAGCGGCTCCTTGACCTTGGTCTCCCAGAAGCCGAAGACGAGGAAGAGGACGATCGCGAGTCCGAGGAAGCCGATGGTCTTGCCGTCGGTCCAGCCCCACGACTCACCGGCCTTGATGATCCCCCAGATGAGGGAGAACATCGCGCCCGAGAGCAGCAGGATTCCCACGATGTCGAAGGAGCGCGGCGCGTTGGCGGCGCGGTGGTCCTTGAGGATCACCAGGCCGAAGACGAGCGCGATGACGCCGACCGGTACGTTGATGAAGAAGACGGACTGCCAGCTGACGTGCTCGACGAGCAGACCGCCGACGATGGGACCGCCCGCGGTGGACGCGCCGATGACCATGCCCCAGATGCCGATGGCCATGTTCAGCTTCTCGGCGGGGAAGGTGGCCCGCAGCAGGCCCAGGGCGGCCGGCATGAGCAGCGCGCCGAACAGGCCCTGAAGGACCCGGAAGACGATGACGAAGGCGATCTCGCTGGAGAGGCCGATGGCACCGGACGCCACGGCGAAACCGGCGATGCCTATCAGGAACGTCTGGCGGTGACCGAAGCGGTCGCCGAGCTTGCCGGCGGTGATGAGGGCGACGGCGAGTGCGAGCAGATACCCGTTGGTGATCCACTGGACGTCGGCGAGCGAGGCGCCGAGATCCTTTTTGATCTCGGGGTTGGCGATCGCGACGATAGTGCCGTCGAGCGCCACCATCATCACGCCGATGGCGACGGAGAACAGCGTCAGCCAGGGGTGGCCGCGAAGCCCCTTGACCGGTGCGGGTACGGCGCTGTCGTCCGGCTCCCGCGGTGCCTTCTCGACGGTGGTCTGACTAGTCATACGGGGAGACTAGTGACAG encodes:
- a CDS encoding peptidase inhibitor family I36 protein, encoding MRTTVLALAALAVTALVPPAAAMVPAGTAPKAVTAPKSTTAPKPTTAPKPDAAPKAAGAALGNCGAGQLCLWRKPDFTGARQIHELSSVDIESCVPLPAGGEAQSLANRTGRPVTTYQSAECAETAEFETYPGGGTWTPRSPYQVRAFKIWEN
- a CDS encoding MFS transporter, coding for MTSQTTVEKAPREPDDSAVPAPVKGLRGHPWLTLFSVAIGVMMVALDGTIVAIANPEIKKDLGASLADVQWITNGYLLALAVALITAGKLGDRFGHRQTFLIGIAGFAVASGAIGLSSEIAFVIVFRVLQGLFGALLMPAALGLLRATFPAEKLNMAIGIWGMVIGASTAGGPIVGGLLVEHVSWQSVFFINVPVGVIALVFGLVILKDHRAANAPRSFDIVGILLLSGAMFSLIWGIIKAGESWGWTDGKTIGFLGLAIVLFLVFGFWETKVKEPLVPLGMFRSIPLTAGAILMVLMAFAFMGGLFFVTFFLQGVHGMSPVDSGLHLLPLTAMMIVASPVAGMLITKFGPRVPLVGGMVCTAVAMFGMTTLSESTGTFGMSLWFALLGCGLAPVMVGATEVIVGNAPMELSGVAGGLQQAAMQVGGALGTAVLGAVMSAKVSADFAGNWKDAGLPGPIDPKLEEAAEFGIVPAEELAKAPGMTPDVIDRIGGVIHDTFMSGMGLAFTVAGVVAVVAAVVATFTKRGANAEAGAGVGHI